One Pseudomonas brassicacearum genomic region harbors:
- a CDS encoding Mov34/MPN/PAD-1 family protein codes for MLSIRAGLLEAMLEQARRDHPLETCGIVVAPAGVRTAERLVPMDNAARSPTFFSFDPRQQLAVWRALDERDEECRVIYHSHTASVAYPSAEDVRFAGDASVHYVIVSTLQDVEEWVRSYRIINNKVTEERICVVN; via the coding sequence ATGTTGAGTATTCGTGCCGGCCTGCTGGAAGCCATGCTGGAGCAGGCGCGACGGGATCATCCGCTGGAAACTTGCGGCATCGTCGTCGCTCCGGCAGGCGTTCGTACCGCCGAACGGCTGGTGCCGATGGACAACGCCGCACGTTCGCCAACGTTCTTCAGCTTCGATCCCAGGCAACAATTGGCGGTCTGGCGGGCGCTGGACGAACGAGACGAAGAGTGCCGGGTGATCTATCACTCCCATACCGCCAGTGTCGCTTATCCAAGCGCCGAAGATGTGCGTTTCGCCGGTGATGCCTCGGTGCACTACGTCATTGTTTCAACACTGCAGGATGTTGAAGAGTGGGTGCGAAGTTATCGCATCATTAATAACAAAGTGACTGAAGAGCGTATTTGCGTCGTTAACTGA
- a CDS encoding MoaD family protein: MSIFVTVPTLLRTFTQDKKRVEVQGETVLEVIEDMEKQYPGVKERLIGDGQVHRFVNIYVNDDDIRFADNLATVLKAGDSLTILPAVAGG; the protein is encoded by the coding sequence ATGTCGATTTTTGTCACGGTGCCCACTTTGTTGCGCACTTTCACCCAGGATAAGAAACGCGTCGAAGTTCAGGGGGAGACAGTTCTTGAAGTGATCGAAGACATGGAAAAACAGTATCCGGGGGTCAAGGAGCGGCTGATAGGCGACGGTCAGGTGCATCGTTTCGTGAACATCTACGTCAACGATGACGACATCCGTTTTGCCGACAACCTCGCCACGGTGCTCAAGGCCGGCGACAGCCTCACCATCCTCCCCGCCGTGGCCGGTGGTTGA